A DNA window from Paenibacillus sp. HWE-109 contains the following coding sequences:
- a CDS encoding GerAB/ArcD/ProY family transporter gives MKSFEYGDKEISGLDITITMTSMIIGIGILTLPSELAKTVNASDAWMSMLAAGLLAIGIAWTITKIATNFSQQGYYAYASAAVTKPVAFIAVFALFLHFLSYCAYEARAISDIAKQYLFETTPMEIISFSYLMVIVYAVSGSRAGLIRLNILFIPIVIVVTLAVLLLSLSVFDTKELKPFFTTDWKSLASAMKSTTFSLLGFEVILFYITMMNCPQKAPKAVVIGVFLPVVGYTVIYLTCVGVFSQMALMEITYPVVELAKEVYIPGEFFERLESIFFTIWIMAAFTTTVMAYDCTIYALQSLFTKPKHKTWVFVLSPIIYLMSMLPKNMSDFSKMGPIISYFGIVVSMLFPMLIHIVAKLRGVKSDVS, from the coding sequence ATGAAGTCTTTCGAATACGGGGATAAAGAAATCAGCGGCCTGGATATAACCATTACAATGACATCGATGATTATTGGAATCGGCATCTTGACATTGCCAAGCGAGCTGGCCAAAACAGTAAACGCTTCGGATGCCTGGATGTCAATGCTTGCCGCGGGTTTACTGGCCATTGGAATCGCTTGGACAATAACCAAAATCGCCACAAATTTCAGCCAGCAAGGGTATTACGCTTATGCCTCTGCAGCAGTGACGAAACCAGTTGCATTCATTGCTGTGTTTGCGCTGTTCCTGCACTTCCTTTCCTATTGCGCATATGAAGCCAGGGCAATCTCCGATATTGCCAAACAATATTTATTTGAAACGACACCAATGGAAATTATCTCCTTTAGCTACCTTATGGTGATTGTATATGCCGTCTCCGGAAGCCGTGCTGGACTAATCCGATTAAATATCTTATTTATCCCGATTGTGATAGTTGTCACCCTAGCCGTCCTGTTGCTAAGTCTAAGCGTATTTGATACCAAAGAATTAAAACCGTTTTTTACGACTGATTGGAAATCGTTAGCGTCAGCCATGAAATCGACCACTTTTTCACTCTTAGGTTTTGAAGTGATCCTATTTTATATCACAATGATGAATTGTCCCCAAAAGGCTCCGAAAGCTGTCGTCATTGGCGTATTTTTACCAGTCGTTGGCTATACCGTCATTTATCTGACTTGTGTCGGGGTATTCTCACAAATGGCACTTATGGAAATAACATATCCTGTCGTCGAACTTGCGAAAGAAGTTTATATTCCGGGTGAATTTTTCGAACGTCTTGAATCGATTTTCTTTACCATTTGGATAATGGCTGCATTTACAACGACTGTAATGGCCTATGATTGCACGATTTATGCACTGCAATCTTTATTTACTAAGCCTAAACATAAAACGTGGGTATTCGTTCTTAGCCCTATCATATATTTAATGAGTATGCTTCCAAAAAACATGTCTGATTTCAGTAAGATGGGACCCATCATCAGTTATTTCGGTATTGTTGTTAGTATGTTGTTCCCTATGTTGATTCATATAGTGGCCAAGCTTCGAGGAGTAAAGAGCGATGTTTCCTAG
- the rbsK gene encoding ribokinase, which translates to MKQPHIVVVGSLNMDLVVSMHRMPIMGETIPGSTFHTISGGKGANQAVGCARLGAKVTLIGAVGKDGFGAQILDGLKAEGILTDKIKQVLNVPTGVANVLHTSEDNCIVIVAGANEQCTPEWVDDYEQLIGKADLLLVQLEIPLASVKRAMQIAHASGVPVVLNPAPAQKLSRDILQYADFITPNEIEFDLLSEGLCDRNVDLQQRMILWNKEYNAELIITRGKEGSSFIRNNSLHTVKAPIVQVVDTTGAGDAFNAGFSVAYASGETMMDSVEFAVKVASTSVTRFGAQAGMPSFEEITNI; encoded by the coding sequence GTGAAACAACCTCATATAGTCGTTGTCGGTAGTTTAAATATGGACCTTGTTGTCTCAATGCATCGAATGCCAATAATGGGTGAAACAATACCGGGTTCAACATTTCATACAATTTCCGGAGGAAAGGGGGCAAACCAGGCAGTAGGATGCGCGCGACTTGGTGCAAAGGTTACCTTGATTGGAGCTGTTGGAAAAGATGGATTTGGTGCCCAAATTTTAGATGGCTTGAAGGCTGAGGGGATCTTAACAGACAAGATTAAGCAGGTACTTAATGTACCTACAGGGGTGGCTAATGTTCTCCACACCTCTGAGGATAACTGTATTGTGATCGTAGCAGGAGCCAATGAGCAATGTACACCTGAATGGGTGGATGACTATGAGCAACTAATAGGCAAAGCAGATCTTTTATTGGTTCAACTGGAAATTCCCCTTGCTTCCGTTAAACGAGCAATGCAAATTGCTCATGCTTCCGGTGTTCCTGTTGTTTTAAATCCAGCACCTGCCCAAAAGCTCTCGAGAGACATTTTGCAATATGCTGATTTTATTACTCCTAACGAAATAGAGTTTGACCTGTTAAGTGAAGGTCTCTGTGATCGTAACGTTGATCTCCAGCAAAGGATGATTCTCTGGAATAAGGAATATAATGCGGAGCTTATTATTACTCGAGGCAAGGAAGGTAGCTCCTTTATACGTAACAATTCCTTACATACTGTGAAAGCACCCATTGTGCAAGTCGTTGATACGACTGGGGCTGGGGACGCTTTTAATGCTGGATTTAGCGTAGCTTATGCAAGTGGTGAAACAATGATGGATTCAGTAGAATTTGCGGTTAAAGTCGCTTCAACGTCTGTGACTAGATTTGGGGCACAAGCTGGAATGCCCTCGTTTGAAGAAATAACTAACATTTAG
- a CDS encoding helix-turn-helix transcriptional regulator, whose translation MISNLDFFYHTKRLAETYIAMHQHTCYELVYYQSGTGTTRLADIDYRYDPHAFTLIRPGTWHDERHAVETEVLFIGFHIHNPSFQLSDGMLVDTPDYKINRLLQTILFEFQNKKAHYHLQLDLLLSTLIIELKRLQHLSESTGKDDKLIYVRNYINEHFNQKLHLETLASMADYSYDRFRHLFKETYGVSPGEYILSKRIKHAIELLRHTNISITSIASECGFSTDAQFCTLFKREIGETPRAYRILRSVIT comes from the coding sequence ATGATAAGTAACCTTGACTTTTTTTATCATACTAAACGGCTTGCTGAAACTTATATTGCCATGCATCAACATACTTGTTATGAATTAGTTTATTACCAATCTGGCACAGGCACGACACGCCTAGCGGATATCGACTATCGGTACGATCCACACGCATTTACACTCATTCGCCCCGGCACTTGGCATGACGAGCGTCATGCAGTAGAAACAGAAGTGCTTTTTATCGGATTTCATATTCATAATCCATCATTTCAATTAAGTGACGGAATGCTTGTAGATACCCCAGATTACAAGATTAATAGGCTGTTACAGACCATACTCTTTGAATTTCAAAACAAGAAGGCTCACTACCACTTGCAGCTAGATTTGCTTCTTAGTACTTTGATAATTGAACTGAAACGATTACAACACTTATCAGAGTCAACCGGGAAAGATGATAAGCTAATCTATGTTCGCAATTATATCAATGAACATTTTAATCAAAAGTTACATTTAGAAACTCTTGCTTCTATGGCGGATTATAGCTACGATCGATTTCGTCATTTATTTAAAGAAACTTATGGTGTTTCTCCAGGAGAATATATATTGAGTAAACGGATTAAACATGCGATTGAACTTCTCCGTCATACAAATATATCCATAACCTCAATTGCTTCAGAGTGTGGATTTTCTACGGACGCTCAATTCTGCACTTTATTTAAACGAGAGATTGGTGAGACTCCCCGTGCATATCGCATTCTCAGATCCGTCATTACATGA